In Saccharomonospora marina XMU15, one genomic interval encodes:
- a CDS encoding putative quinol monooxygenase — MIFIVVKFAVRDEYADTFLDRIEEFTQATRAEQGNLFFEWSRSVADPNEFVLLEAFASAEAGKEHVESAHFKAAMAWLPNVVAQTPRIVNVEVPGDGWARMAEVTPA, encoded by the coding sequence GTGATCTTCATCGTCGTCAAGTTCGCCGTGCGAGACGAGTACGCCGACACCTTTCTGGACCGGATCGAGGAGTTCACCCAGGCCACCCGAGCGGAGCAGGGCAACCTCTTCTTCGAGTGGTCGCGCTCGGTGGCCGACCCCAACGAGTTCGTGCTGCTCGAGGCGTTCGCCTCGGCCGAGGCGGGCAAGGAGCACGTCGAGTCCGCCCATTTCAAGGCCGCGATGGCGTGGCTGCCGAACGTGGTCGCGCAGACCCCTCGGATCGTGAACGTCGAGGTGCCCGGCGACGGCTGGGCGCGCATGGCCGAGGTGACCCCGGCCTGA
- a CDS encoding MBL fold metallo-hydrolase — MEIIEVTARLYLLRFDVGQAYLWRDDDGLTLIDAGPAGHGSPIRSAVAELAPRGVTVDRIVLTHFHGDHAGSLAEIRQWCAAPVLAHRLDARYVRGECPAPAPVLQDWERPLFERVGSHLAGPPADVDRELRGGEVLDFGGGARVLSVPGHTDGSIALHLPSQGVLFTGDTIAEHGGEVMLGVFNLDRERAVESMRRLARLDPTIACFGHGEPVTAAASSVLRAASEKLG; from the coding sequence ATGGAGATCATCGAGGTCACGGCCCGGCTGTATCTGCTGCGATTCGACGTCGGCCAGGCTTATCTGTGGCGCGACGACGACGGCCTGACACTGATCGATGCCGGTCCGGCCGGCCACGGCTCGCCGATTCGGTCGGCCGTGGCCGAACTGGCGCCACGCGGTGTGACCGTTGACCGCATCGTGCTCACACACTTCCATGGCGACCACGCCGGTTCACTCGCCGAGATCCGGCAGTGGTGCGCAGCGCCGGTCCTCGCGCACCGGCTCGACGCACGCTACGTGCGCGGGGAGTGCCCCGCGCCTGCCCCGGTGCTGCAGGACTGGGAACGTCCGCTGTTCGAGCGGGTCGGTAGCCACCTCGCCGGCCCGCCCGCCGATGTGGATCGCGAACTGCGAGGTGGTGAGGTCCTCGACTTCGGTGGTGGCGCGCGGGTGCTGTCGGTTCCCGGCCATACCGACGGAAGCATCGCACTGCACCTGCCTTCGCAGGGGGTGCTGTTCACCGGTGACACGATCGCCGAGCACGGGGGAGAGGTCATGCTGGGAGTGTTCAACCTCGACCGGGAGCGAGCCGTCGAGTCGATGCGCAGGCTTGCGCGGCTCGACCCGACCATCGCCTGCTTCGGACACGGGGAGCCGGTCACCGCCGCGGCGTCCTCGGTACTGCGCGCGGCGTCGGAGAAGCTTGGCTGA
- a CDS encoding YceI family protein, translated as MSTSHPEITGIQFPAEGKYRIVPGRSTVSFTTSHLFGLGKVRGSFRIEDGLIHVADPVGGSSARATIAAASVDTGNSTRDSMLRSPTYLDATAHPHITFASDRLEESEGALLLHGTLTVRESTAPVQLRVDSSEADATTVRLTASCRIDRYAFAITAMKAMTGRWQTMLLDVTAERD; from the coding sequence ATGAGTACCTCGCACCCGGAGATCACCGGCATCCAGTTCCCCGCCGAGGGAAAGTACCGGATAGTGCCCGGCCGATCGACCGTCTCGTTCACCACCAGCCACCTGTTCGGGCTGGGCAAGGTACGCGGCAGCTTTCGTATCGAGGACGGCCTGATTCACGTGGCGGACCCGGTCGGTGGTTCGTCGGCCCGCGCGACGATCGCCGCGGCGAGTGTGGACACGGGCAACTCGACACGGGACTCGATGCTGCGTTCGCCGACCTACCTCGACGCGACGGCACACCCACACATCACCTTCGCCTCCGACCGGCTGGAGGAGTCCGAAGGGGCGCTGTTGTTGCACGGGACGCTGACCGTCCGAGAAAGCACCGCACCCGTCCAACTGCGGGTGGACAGCTCCGAAGCCGACGCGACGACGGTTCGGCTGACGGCGAGTTGCCGGATCGACCGGTACGCGTTCGCGATCACCGCCATGAAGGCAATGACGGGCAGGTGGCAGACCATGCTGCTGGACGTCACGGCGGAACGTGATTGA
- a CDS encoding SDR family oxidoreductase — protein MSLTVVTGSASGIGAATRAALLEEGKDVIGVDLAGADITADLSTREGRRGAVEAVLQRCGGTLDGLVLCAGLGPHVDDAERIVAVNYFGTIAMLDGLFPALRKGDHPAAVVVSSVSSTHITWDDNPLAAVVESGDEAGVGPALEVGGEYKGQFAYAGSKNALTVAVRRRVAEWGAAGVRLNTVAPGSVETPLLSQGMADPRYGQAIRDFVAPIPRHAKPEEVATLISYLLSPKAGFVHGSQLVIDGGVDALLRPTRF, from the coding sequence GTGTCCCTTACCGTCGTCACCGGTTCGGCCTCGGGTATCGGAGCGGCCACGCGTGCGGCATTGCTGGAGGAGGGCAAGGATGTCATCGGTGTCGACCTGGCAGGCGCCGACATCACGGCGGACCTGAGCACCAGGGAGGGCAGGCGCGGCGCCGTCGAGGCCGTCCTGCAGCGGTGCGGGGGCACGCTCGACGGCCTCGTACTGTGCGCGGGACTCGGGCCGCATGTCGACGACGCCGAACGTATCGTGGCCGTCAACTACTTCGGCACGATCGCGATGCTGGACGGGCTGTTCCCCGCGCTGCGCAAGGGTGATCACCCCGCCGCCGTGGTGGTTTCGTCGGTCTCCTCCACGCACATCACCTGGGACGACAACCCGCTGGCCGCTGTCGTGGAGTCCGGCGACGAGGCAGGTGTCGGCCCGGCTCTCGAGGTCGGCGGGGAGTACAAGGGCCAGTTCGCCTACGCCGGGTCGAAGAACGCGCTCACCGTCGCGGTGCGCAGGCGCGTCGCCGAATGGGGTGCTGCGGGGGTGCGGCTCAACACGGTCGCCCCGGGTTCGGTGGAGACCCCACTGTTGTCGCAGGGCATGGCCGACCCTCGCTACGGCCAGGCCATCAGGGACTTCGTCGCGCCCATTCCACGGCACGCCAAGCCCGAGGAGGTGGCCACCCTCATCAGCTACCTGCTGAGCCCGAAAGCCGGATTCGTGCACGGTTCGCAACTGGTGATCGACGGCGGTGTCGATGCGCTGCTGCGCCCTACCCGTTTCTGA
- a CDS encoding NADH:flavin oxidoreductase has translation MTAPDVFSPGQLGPVRLRNRIIKSATFEGATPRGVVTDELVDFHVRHAEGGVGMTTVAYCAVAPEGRTDRHQILMTADAVAGLRGLTDAVHATGAAISAQLGHAGPVANAVSNRLPALAPWRRISPLSLRLTRTAGKADIERIVRAHAEAAVCAAEAGFDAVELHFGHNYLISSFLSPKLNRRDDEFGGALRNRARPALEVARAVRAAVGDRIAVTAKLNMDDGVPGGFWLEESIEVAQWLESDGSLDALVLTAGSSLLNPMYLFTGEVPLRDFAAQFPAPQRLGIRLAGRAFLREYPYREAYLLDRARQFRRNLRMPLILLGGITEKSTMDTAMAEGFSFVAMARALLREPNLPRLIEADPGTKSACIHCNKCMPTIYDGTRCVLVPH, from the coding sequence GTGACCGCCCCTGACGTCTTCTCCCCCGGGCAGCTCGGCCCGGTGCGGCTGCGCAACCGGATCATCAAGTCCGCCACGTTCGAAGGCGCCACTCCACGCGGCGTGGTCACCGACGAACTGGTCGACTTCCACGTCCGCCACGCCGAGGGCGGGGTCGGCATGACGACGGTCGCCTACTGCGCCGTCGCACCGGAAGGCCGCACCGACCGCCACCAGATCCTGATGACCGCCGACGCTGTCGCGGGCCTGCGCGGGCTCACCGATGCCGTGCACGCCACCGGCGCGGCGATCAGCGCGCAACTCGGTCACGCAGGCCCGGTGGCCAACGCGGTGTCCAACCGGCTGCCCGCGCTCGCCCCGTGGCGAAGGATCAGCCCACTGAGCCTGCGGCTCACCAGAACCGCGGGCAAGGCCGACATCGAACGGATCGTGCGAGCCCACGCCGAGGCCGCCGTGTGCGCCGCCGAAGCCGGCTTCGACGCCGTCGAGCTCCACTTCGGACACAACTATCTCATCAGCTCGTTCCTCAGCCCGAAGCTGAACCGGCGTGACGACGAGTTCGGCGGCGCGCTGCGCAACAGGGCACGGCCCGCTCTCGAGGTCGCGCGCGCGGTGCGGGCCGCGGTGGGCGATCGGATCGCCGTCACCGCCAAGCTGAACATGGACGACGGCGTGCCGGGCGGATTCTGGCTGGAGGAGAGCATCGAGGTCGCGCAGTGGCTGGAAAGCGACGGCAGCCTGGACGCGCTCGTGCTCACGGCCGGAAGTTCGCTGCTGAACCCGATGTACCTGTTCACCGGCGAGGTGCCGCTTCGCGACTTCGCCGCGCAGTTCCCCGCGCCGCAGCGGCTGGGCATCCGGCTGGCGGGCAGGGCGTTCCTGCGGGAGTATCCGTATCGTGAGGCGTACCTGCTGGACAGGGCGCGGCAGTTCCGCAGAAACCTGCGCATGCCGCTGATCCTGCTCGGCGGGATCACCGAGAAGTCCACGATGGACACCGCGATGGCGGAGGGATTCTCGTTCGTCGCGATGGCTCGCGCCCTGCTGCGGGAGCCGAACCTGCCCCGGCTGATCGAGGCCGATCCGGGCACGAAATCGGCGTGCATTCACTGCAACAAATGCATGCCCACGATCTACGACGGCACCCGTTGCGTCCTGGTGCCACACTGA
- a CDS encoding TetR/AcrR family transcriptional regulator produces MLNTSTGQSARDRLLTVAERLFLESGYDKVSVRAINTAAGMNPAAVHYHFGSKDALVAALLESRMAPVWQDRLSDLLERRDQGWTPAVAELVDVVLTPLADLTADPIGRLHVQLLARFVLGRSELEWTSRWFSLQPWVALLRAARPDLSGKEAARRWILAFDLILQSFGAPLTTFGAVGSSGTAHVDTVRAFVTAGLDAP; encoded by the coding sequence ATGCTGAACACCTCAACGGGGCAGTCGGCGCGCGATCGCCTGCTGACCGTGGCCGAACGGCTGTTCCTGGAGTCGGGGTACGACAAGGTGTCCGTGCGGGCGATCAACACGGCGGCGGGCATGAACCCGGCCGCCGTGCACTACCACTTCGGTTCCAAGGACGCACTCGTGGCAGCGCTACTGGAGAGCCGGATGGCACCGGTGTGGCAGGACCGGCTCAGCGACCTGCTCGAGCGTCGCGACCAGGGCTGGACGCCTGCGGTCGCGGAGTTGGTCGACGTCGTGCTCACCCCGCTCGCCGACCTGACCGCCGATCCGATCGGCAGGCTGCACGTACAGTTGCTCGCGCGGTTCGTGCTCGGGCGCAGCGAGCTGGAGTGGACCTCGCGCTGGTTCAGTTTGCAACCGTGGGTGGCACTGCTTCGGGCGGCGAGGCCGGACCTGTCCGGCAAGGAGGCCGCACGCCGCTGGATCCTGGCGTTCGACCTGATCCTGCAGTCATTCGGAGCCCCGCTTACCACCTTCGGCGCAGTGGGAAGCTCGGGCACCGCCCACGTGGACACGGTTCGCGCCTTCGTCACCGCCGGGCTGGACGCACCGTGA
- the narI gene encoding respiratory nitrate reductase subunit gamma, with protein sequence MNLSGLDILLWAVVPYVAIAVFVVGHIWRYRYDKFGWTTRSSQLYENRLLRLGSPLFHFGILIVAVGHVAGLLIPKSWTQAVGLSESAYHFLAVALGVVAGFCTLTGAAILVYRRRTVGPVFSATTRNDKIMYVLLVGTILLGLGTTVLGNLTANPHDYRETVSPWFRSIFYFQPQPELMLQATLGFQLHALAAWALFAFWPFSRLVHVFSMPLGYLTRPYIVYRSRESRLGSRAPRRGWERVP encoded by the coding sequence GTGAATCTCTCCGGGCTCGACATCCTGCTGTGGGCAGTGGTGCCCTACGTGGCCATCGCGGTGTTCGTGGTCGGCCACATCTGGCGCTACCGCTACGACAAGTTCGGCTGGACGACGCGGTCCTCGCAGCTGTACGAGAACCGGTTGCTGCGGCTGGGCAGTCCGCTGTTCCACTTCGGCATCCTCATCGTCGCGGTGGGACACGTGGCGGGTCTGCTGATCCCCAAGTCGTGGACACAAGCCGTGGGCCTGAGCGAGTCCGCCTACCACTTCCTGGCGGTCGCTCTCGGGGTGGTCGCCGGTTTCTGCACTCTCACCGGCGCCGCGATCCTGGTCTACCGTCGCCGCACGGTGGGGCCGGTGTTCTCCGCGACCACCCGCAACGACAAGATCATGTATGTGCTGCTGGTGGGCACGATCCTGCTGGGGCTCGGCACCACCGTGCTGGGCAACCTCACCGCGAACCCGCACGACTACCGCGAGACGGTCTCGCCGTGGTTTCGGTCCATCTTCTACTTCCAGCCACAGCCGGAACTGATGCTGCAAGCCACGCTCGGGTTCCAGCTGCACGCGCTCGCGGCGTGGGCGCTGTTCGCGTTCTGGCCGTTCAGCAGGCTGGTGCACGTGTTCTCGATGCCGCTGGGCTACCTGACCCGGCCCTACATCGTCTACCGCAGCCGCGAGTCGAGGCTGGGCAGCCGGGCTCCGCGGCGGGGGTGGGAGCGCGTGCCGTAA
- the narJ gene encoding nitrate reductase molybdenum cofactor assembly chaperone, whose amino-acid sequence MRIGRRPQASHSEAPRITDHERTAAWQAQSLLLNYPDERLLEHRPLLRSAVRALPDALGEPLAGFLDHVDATPLTELAADYVATFDHKKRFSPYLTYFAYGDTRKRGMALLRFTHAYRAAGQRLDDGELPDHLAVVLEFAATVDARIGQRLLTEHRAGLELIRLGLHEAGSPWAGVLDSVRATLPPLGRREHEAVAKLVAQGPPEEEVGLEPYATATDQGVNQ is encoded by the coding sequence ATGAGAATCGGTCGACGCCCGCAGGCGTCCCACAGCGAAGCACCGCGCATCACCGATCACGAGCGGACGGCGGCGTGGCAGGCCCAGTCGCTGCTGCTGAACTACCCCGACGAGCGACTGCTGGAACATCGCCCGCTGCTGCGCTCGGCGGTGAGGGCGCTGCCCGACGCGCTCGGTGAGCCGCTGGCGGGCTTCCTCGACCATGTCGACGCCACGCCGCTGACCGAGCTGGCCGCCGACTACGTGGCGACCTTCGACCACAAGAAGCGGTTCAGCCCCTACCTCACCTACTTCGCCTACGGCGACACCCGCAAGCGGGGCATGGCGCTGTTGCGGTTCACGCACGCCTACCGTGCCGCGGGCCAGCGGCTCGACGACGGCGAGCTGCCCGACCACCTGGCGGTGGTGCTGGAGTTCGCCGCGACCGTCGACGCCCGTATCGGGCAACGGCTGCTCACCGAGCACCGTGCCGGGTTGGAACTGATCCGGCTCGGGCTGCACGAGGCAGGCTCGCCGTGGGCGGGCGTGCTCGACTCCGTTCGCGCGACGCTGCCACCGCTGGGCAGGCGCGAGCACGAGGCGGTTGCCAAGCTGGTGGCGCAGGGACCGCCGGAGGAGGAAGTCGGCCTCGAACCCTACGCGACGGCTACCGATCAGGGAGTGAACCAGTGA
- the narH gene encoding nitrate reductase subunit beta: MRVMAQMAMVMNLDKCIGCHTCSVTCKQAWTNRSGVEYVWFNNVETRPGQGYPRTYENQQRWLGGWKLNRRGRLALKAGGRLRKLLTIFSNPKLPGIDDYYEPWTYDYDNLTSAPLQEHTPVAKPRSLITGEETTITWSANWDDNLGGAPDIGHQDPLLKDIADKVRFEFEQTFMFYLPRICEHCLNPSCAASCPSGAIYKRSEDGIVLVDQDRCRGWRMCVTGCPYKKVYFNHRTGKAEKCTFCFPRIEVGLPTVCAETCVGRLRYIGLVLYDADRVTEAAATPDEQRLYQAQREILLDPDDPEVIAQAERDGIPFDWLEAARRSPIYSLINTYEVALPLHPEYRTMPMVWYIPPLSPVVDVVRDTGHDAEDPDNLFAAIEALRIPVEYLAQLFTAGDVEPVNAVLRRLAAMRSYMRDINLGREPREQIASAVGMTGEQVYDMYRLLALAKYDERYVIPPAHAEQAHGLEELATECSLDYEGGPGMGGSGPFGESSGGPSPIAVENFRMLRDRQTVDTPAAPVDKGSRVNLLNWDGKGRPDGLFPPQDRERPGGGDPAGETEPKP, from the coding sequence ATGCGCGTGATGGCACAGATGGCGATGGTGATGAACCTCGACAAGTGCATCGGCTGCCACACCTGCTCGGTGACGTGCAAGCAGGCGTGGACCAACCGCTCCGGTGTGGAGTACGTCTGGTTCAACAACGTGGAGACCCGGCCGGGGCAGGGCTACCCGCGGACCTACGAGAATCAACAACGCTGGCTCGGGGGGTGGAAACTCAACCGTCGGGGCAGGCTGGCGCTGAAGGCGGGCGGGCGGCTACGCAAGCTGCTCACCATCTTCAGCAACCCGAAGCTGCCCGGCATCGACGACTACTACGAGCCCTGGACCTACGACTACGACAACCTCACCAGCGCGCCGCTGCAGGAACACACCCCCGTGGCGAAGCCGAGGTCGCTCATCACCGGTGAGGAGACCACCATCACCTGGTCGGCCAACTGGGACGACAACCTGGGCGGCGCGCCGGACATCGGCCACCAGGACCCGTTGTTGAAGGACATCGCCGACAAGGTCCGCTTCGAGTTCGAGCAGACGTTCATGTTCTACCTGCCGCGGATCTGCGAGCACTGCCTCAATCCCTCCTGCGCGGCGTCGTGCCCCTCCGGGGCGATCTACAAGCGCAGCGAGGACGGCATCGTGCTGGTGGACCAGGACCGCTGCCGGGGCTGGCGGATGTGCGTGACGGGTTGCCCCTACAAGAAGGTGTACTTCAACCACCGCACCGGCAAGGCCGAGAAGTGCACGTTCTGCTTCCCCAGGATCGAGGTGGGGCTGCCGACGGTGTGCGCGGAGACGTGTGTGGGGCGGCTGCGCTACATCGGCCTGGTGCTCTACGACGCCGACCGCGTCACCGAGGCCGCGGCCACGCCCGACGAGCAGCGGCTGTACCAGGCGCAGCGCGAGATCCTGCTCGACCCCGACGATCCGGAGGTGATCGCGCAGGCCGAGCGCGACGGCATCCCCTTCGACTGGCTGGAGGCCGCGCGGCGCTCCCCGATCTACAGCCTGATCAACACCTACGAGGTGGCGCTGCCGCTGCATCCGGAATACCGCACCATGCCGATGGTCTGGTACATCCCGCCGCTGTCGCCCGTCGTGGACGTCGTGCGCGACACCGGACACGACGCCGAGGACCCGGACAACCTGTTCGCGGCGATCGAGGCGTTGCGCATTCCCGTGGAGTACCTGGCACAGCTGTTCACCGCTGGAGACGTCGAGCCGGTCAACGCGGTGCTGCGTCGCCTCGCGGCCATGCGCTCCTACATGCGCGACATCAACCTCGGCCGCGAACCCAGGGAGCAGATCGCATCGGCCGTCGGGATGACCGGCGAGCAGGTCTACGACATGTACCGGCTGCTGGCGCTGGCGAAGTACGACGAGCGCTACGTCATCCCGCCCGCGCACGCGGAGCAGGCACACGGCCTGGAGGAGTTGGCCACCGAGTGCAGCCTCGACTACGAGGGCGGCCCCGGTATGGGTGGCTCCGGGCCGTTCGGGGAGTCCTCCGGAGGACCGTCCCCGATCGCGGTGGAGAACTTCCGGATGCTGCGCGACCGGCAGACCGTCGACACCCCGGCGGCGCCTGTCGACAAGGGCAGCAGAGTCAACCTGCTGAACTGGGACGGCAAGGGGCGCCCTGACGGGCTGTTCCCGCCGCAGGACCGAGAACGGCCGGGCGGCGGCGACCCGGCAGGCGAGACGGAGCCCAAGCCATGA